One genomic segment of Amycolatopsis sp. Hca4 includes these proteins:
- a CDS encoding MAB_1171c family putative transporter, protein MNSKITLLVVQGVILFPALLWKIYQLTRAPGDVARWMVTACLASFAAAYPLGLLAGDVNQPEPGRIVPLLFQHIFLCGLVFALACFFLFSALPGSRARRRARLEAIPLGAAILVMATVTVLMPDVPPAQYPRAGVSVFYLAADLYLTYGIASACFFARRYARGAAPRLARGLSLASVGFAIGALGGATLIAVVLVHWAGAAIPRLLVQATVWLVFPSAILLVVGLSYPGVATRLAAARVWWQHLRTYHRLRPLWTKLHEAFPEDALSRTPRGRWDTLSVLGVHRRYYRRVIECRDGLVRISPYVARLDGPLPDRLTEALRAHARREPAPEEPMPLAIPDGGGLDDDARELVTLSDALAR, encoded by the coding sequence GTGAACAGCAAGATCACGCTCCTCGTCGTCCAGGGCGTCATCCTGTTCCCGGCGCTGCTGTGGAAGATCTACCAGCTGACCCGCGCCCCGGGCGACGTCGCACGCTGGATGGTCACCGCCTGCCTGGCCTCCTTCGCGGCCGCCTACCCGCTGGGCCTGCTGGCCGGCGACGTCAACCAGCCGGAACCCGGGCGGATCGTGCCCCTGCTGTTCCAGCACATTTTCCTGTGCGGTCTGGTCTTTGCGCTGGCGTGTTTCTTCCTGTTCTCGGCCCTGCCGGGCTCCCGGGCCCGGCGCCGGGCCCGGCTGGAGGCGATCCCGCTGGGCGCGGCCATCCTGGTGATGGCCACGGTGACGGTGCTGATGCCGGACGTCCCGCCGGCGCAGTACCCGCGCGCCGGGGTGTCGGTCTTCTACCTCGCGGCGGACCTGTATCTGACGTACGGCATCGCGAGCGCGTGCTTCTTCGCCCGCCGGTACGCCCGCGGGGCGGCGCCCCGGCTGGCCCGCGGGTTGTCGCTGGCCTCGGTGGGATTCGCGATCGGGGCGCTGGGCGGGGCGACGTTGATCGCGGTGGTCCTGGTCCACTGGGCCGGCGCGGCGATCCCCCGGCTGCTGGTCCAGGCCACGGTCTGGCTGGTGTTCCCGAGCGCGATCCTGCTGGTGGTCGGGCTGTCGTACCCCGGCGTCGCCACCCGCCTGGCGGCGGCTCGCGTGTGGTGGCAGCACTTGCGGACCTACCACCGCCTCCGTCCGTTGTGGACGAAGCTGCACGAGGCGTTCCCGGAGGACGCGCTGAGCCGCACCCCGCGCGGCCGGTGGGACACGCTGAGCGTGCTGGGCGTGCACCGCCGGTACTACCGCCGGGTGATCGAATGCCGGGACGGGCTGGTCCGGATCAGCCCGTACGTCGCGCGTTTGGACGGCCCGTTGCCGGACCGCCTGACGGAGGCGTTGCGCGCCCACGCCCGCCGCGAGCCGGCGCCGGAAGAGCCGATGCCACTGGCGATTCCGGACGGCGGCGGGTTGGACGACGATGCCCGTGAGCTCGTCACGTTGTCCGACGCACTGGCGCGGTGA
- a CDS encoding ATP-binding protein, with protein MAAFVVADPAPDDEVARRIDELSKTVHDLESRRSGRGSDRRRLARAEAELAHFEDAVSVGLWNLRLWTAAADATGCAALAAMIGGSADLRGGPLKVRHDIPEAGPPLRWSDVCAVSTEVLTTVLRPPVRELPGVRLIRSPEFDRTSEVVGDLVLGDVLDATDSPSLRFGVPLDSVNRHVLVSGATGSGKSQTVRALLERLTGHGVPWLVIEPAKAEYAGMAGRVAPEEVLVIRPGAPDSVPASLNPLEPSSIVVDGARVHFPLQTHVDLLRALFLAAFDAQEPFPQILSRALIRSYEQAGWNLTLGASLDSAPGVDPRWPRLSDLQEHALRAVDDVGYGSEVRQNVRGFVGVRVGSLRTGTPGRFFEGGHPLDLDEAMRRNVVFEIEDLGDDSDKAFFIGCVLMRLFEILRLRKQHATSGPGLAHVTVIEEAHRLLRQVPGNAAAAQAVTAFTNLLAEVRAYGEGIVVAEQIPGKLVPDVVKNSAVKITHRLPAKDDRDFVGATMNLDEAQSQHLVALRPGTAAAHVDGMDRPVLVSIDGSGEKKESSGHPSTGVPVERRGPGCSADCLREPCDLRLIVRAESASPARWVALWAEIAVVAHLIGEPVGGPSSSLRDRLARLPRPLADCVVAHEVETAVDRRGRSVQRWYDPRALTRQVADLLRDQLRGGGQADRPAARWRIGVHRYTDIARALRTSPGPGEDDTRPHPLTPRWELRQVRLAGPTWADQLVQLQLVIGEDERNADPAAVAGDQAGVRALIRELGSGPDDEKRLRHVLTQLGAGGSWAWPRYRTWMKE; from the coding sequence ATGGCTGCGTTTGTCGTCGCCGACCCGGCGCCGGACGACGAGGTGGCCCGCCGCATCGACGAGCTGTCGAAGACCGTGCACGACCTGGAGTCCCGCCGGTCGGGGCGGGGTTCCGACCGCCGTCGGCTGGCCAGGGCCGAGGCGGAGCTCGCGCACTTCGAGGACGCCGTCTCGGTCGGCTTGTGGAACCTCCGCCTGTGGACGGCGGCGGCTGATGCCACCGGGTGCGCAGCACTCGCGGCGATGATCGGCGGAAGCGCGGATCTGCGTGGCGGGCCGCTCAAGGTGCGTCACGATATCCCCGAAGCCGGGCCGCCCCTGCGCTGGAGCGACGTGTGCGCGGTCAGCACCGAGGTCCTCACCACGGTGCTCAGGCCGCCGGTCCGTGAACTGCCGGGGGTCCGGCTGATCAGAAGCCCGGAGTTCGACCGCACCTCCGAGGTCGTGGGCGACCTCGTGCTCGGCGACGTCCTCGACGCCACCGACTCGCCGTCCCTCCGTTTCGGGGTGCCGCTGGACAGCGTCAACAGGCATGTTCTGGTGTCCGGCGCCACGGGATCGGGCAAGTCGCAGACCGTGCGGGCGCTTCTCGAACGGTTGACCGGACACGGGGTGCCGTGGTTGGTGATCGAGCCGGCGAAGGCCGAGTATGCGGGGATGGCGGGCCGGGTGGCGCCGGAGGAGGTGCTGGTCATCCGGCCCGGCGCGCCGGACTCCGTGCCGGCTTCGCTCAATCCGCTCGAGCCCAGCTCGATCGTGGTCGACGGTGCTCGCGTGCACTTCCCGCTGCAGACGCACGTGGATCTTCTGCGTGCTCTCTTCCTGGCGGCGTTCGATGCGCAGGAACCATTCCCCCAAATCCTGTCCCGCGCGTTGATCCGCAGTTACGAGCAGGCCGGCTGGAACCTCACTCTCGGCGCTTCCCTCGATTCGGCACCGGGAGTGGACCCGCGGTGGCCGCGGCTGTCGGACCTGCAGGAACACGCTCTTCGCGCGGTCGATGACGTCGGTTACGGCTCGGAAGTGCGGCAGAACGTACGCGGTTTCGTCGGCGTCCGGGTGGGCAGTCTGCGGACGGGTACGCCGGGCAGGTTCTTCGAAGGAGGCCACCCGCTCGATCTCGACGAAGCAATGCGGCGAAACGTGGTCTTCGAGATCGAAGATCTGGGGGACGACAGCGACAAGGCATTCTTCATCGGCTGCGTGCTGATGCGCCTGTTCGAAATCTTGAGACTCCGGAAACAACACGCCACGTCCGGACCGGGGTTGGCGCACGTCACCGTGATCGAGGAAGCGCACCGCCTGCTGCGGCAGGTCCCCGGGAACGCGGCGGCGGCACAGGCGGTGACCGCGTTCACCAACCTCCTCGCCGAGGTGCGAGCTTACGGCGAAGGGATCGTCGTCGCCGAACAGATCCCCGGCAAGCTCGTGCCGGACGTGGTGAAGAACAGCGCGGTGAAGATCACCCACCGGCTGCCGGCGAAGGACGACCGGGACTTCGTCGGAGCCACGATGAACCTCGACGAGGCGCAGTCCCAGCACCTGGTGGCGTTGCGACCGGGAACCGCTGCGGCCCACGTCGACGGAATGGACCGGCCGGTGCTCGTCTCGATCGACGGCAGCGGTGAAAAGAAGGAATCGAGCGGCCACCCATCGACCGGGGTCCCGGTCGAACGCCGGGGTCCGGGGTGTTCGGCGGACTGCCTCCGGGAGCCGTGTGACCTCCGGCTGATCGTGCGTGCGGAATCCGCGTCGCCGGCTCGTTGGGTCGCGCTCTGGGCCGAGATCGCGGTCGTGGCGCACCTGATCGGCGAACCGGTGGGCGGCCCGTCATCGAGTCTTCGTGATCGCCTGGCTCGGCTCCCGCGTCCGTTGGCCGACTGCGTCGTCGCGCACGAGGTGGAGACCGCGGTCGACCGCCGGGGCCGGTCGGTGCAGCGCTGGTACGACCCTCGTGCGCTGACCCGCCAGGTCGCGGACCTGTTGCGTGACCAGCTGCGGGGCGGCGGACAAGCCGATCGACCGGCCGCCCGCTGGCGGATCGGCGTGCATCGGTACACGGACATCGCCAGGGCGCTCAGAACATCACCAGGGCCGGGCGAGGACGATACGCGCCCGCATCCCCTGACCCCCCGGTGGGAACTGCGGCAGGTCCGGCTGGCCGGCCCGACCTGGGCGGACCAGCTGGTCCAGCTGCAACTGGTCATCGGCGAGGACGAACGCAACGCCGACCCCGCCGCCGTCGCCGGTGACCAAGCGGGCGTTCGTGCGCTCATCCGGGAACTCGGCTCGGGCCCGGACGATGAAAAGCGATTGCGCCACGTGCTCACCCAGCTCGGTGCCGGTGGCTCGTGGGCGTGGCCGAGGTATCGGACCTGGATGAAGGAGTGA
- a CDS encoding zinc ribbon domain-containing protein: MVLAGVVVFAAVVATVAFTGATSGGAGGSASGGMPAGSTSTVIANPPETVYLTPPETTLAPSVIPSLSAEELLRQQVRSDHAAVEELVGWWVPQLSSKRVGLLVEGRRFGVEDVWSDFQGLKSKYPGALLLSSDDFVSFGKPGFWVTVERTTFASGEEANSWCEAQGIGPDDCYAKRLTHTGSPSGNTMLRR; the protein is encoded by the coding sequence GTGGTTCTGGCGGGCGTCGTGGTGTTCGCCGCCGTTGTCGCAACCGTGGCGTTCACCGGCGCCACGAGCGGCGGAGCCGGCGGATCGGCAAGCGGCGGCATGCCTGCGGGATCGACCTCGACCGTGATCGCGAACCCCCCGGAGACTGTGTACCTGACTCCTCCGGAAACCACCCTCGCGCCTTCGGTCATACCGTCCCTGTCCGCCGAAGAGCTATTGCGCCAGCAGGTGCGTTCCGACCACGCGGCGGTGGAAGAACTCGTCGGCTGGTGGGTCCCCCAGTTGTCTTCGAAGCGAGTGGGCCTGCTCGTGGAGGGGCGGAGGTTCGGAGTCGAAGACGTCTGGTCGGATTTCCAGGGGCTCAAGAGCAAGTACCCCGGTGCCTTGCTGCTGTCGTCGGACGACTTCGTCAGTTTCGGGAAGCCGGGGTTCTGGGTGACCGTCGAGCGGACCACGTTCGCGTCCGGGGAGGAGGCCAATTCCTGGTGCGAGGCGCAGGGCATCGGTCCCGACGACTGCTATGCCAAGAGGCTGACCCACACGGGATCGCCGTCCGGCAACACGATGCTGCGCAGGTGA
- a CDS encoding NACHT domain-containing NTPase: MHWLDQDPASGRRPLDDETDWVRRELVEAGRLGIEVVPVFLDATGRLRASDLPEALSGLERNQYVRLRHRHPADLDEIARAVSGVLTVDEDELRAYLSALAEGLESVEDWMPYATLDEGFVERRVNVHSTLPERRQEPPVGEVGWTNAARELRLGVVLADAGAGKTWLLRRHCLQLCQAGITQLDDGLPVDEVTVPVLVHSHELATAWTSSPGLDAFVTGALSGRTASPRLHAYLAGRLAAGSLNTHVLVDAYDEVFEDRLRDAVDNAFRLFIATMVPDGGPSLLVTSRPAGFLELALPQRADDGEEPVTPTYFELGTLGEAQVRLLWERWYELRGTDVPWQRLAPALTPTSPIRTAVRVPLLAAFAAWVAEDEKLRTNRSGLYRQVVDRFYRLGWKRGSPAPSPVVRQDAALRASYRAAFAELAWHMATSGGIWRDAVPLLECESVLQRSLGTASAPYSRTFEGVRTFGVLIPWGSDEAAPVGWIHRTVHQFVVAEYLLTLPGEQLEELLDTYAWFHPEWAAALDFALGMDSAPAGGVTSVVQQLCSDGEDALGWFAMVMASSAAGSRSTNPETAAADDLIGRLYRAGFLTATHLARVLALTPLADAVKTAELVHASAEEHGYGQEAWDALAWCGAPGLALLRVAVTTWDSAAGAAKALHGVAPGLAVQAMEERIANSLPVDPADRLVVRELGPTVVRALCSAHQADPGDVDAARLLGWTSADEARAALSTTLESANAGHRRSAVAGLAASFGTELDEPGFARLLSSALHDRDRDVRVAARSELVEIGISVPWVSNRLAEYSDELYRDETAPQLDSLASIAARLDFVGPSTDTAIVMLMTEPALITGPVQEALARLTGRALDGDLEPRLLLRVAQLGGRPFRDRASAQLLRKHPLPEVNRRRLAWAVCHAFSEDPGVFTTLARCARRAADPHVGQLLREHGLAAQEKVRVLLTHLLKLQRNDRTAVEIWTDALREALLSLPPVHRAVLREPCASATRHVLKLEPEPAPLPTSPPPSP, translated from the coding sequence ATGCACTGGCTCGACCAGGATCCGGCCTCGGGAAGACGACCGCTGGACGACGAGACCGACTGGGTACGCCGTGAACTGGTGGAAGCCGGACGCCTGGGCATCGAGGTCGTTCCGGTCTTTCTCGACGCGACCGGCCGGTTGCGGGCGAGCGACTTGCCCGAAGCCCTCAGCGGCCTGGAGCGCAACCAGTACGTCCGGCTCCGGCATCGGCATCCGGCGGACCTCGACGAGATCGCCAGGGCTGTCAGCGGTGTGTTGACGGTCGACGAGGACGAACTTCGCGCCTACCTGTCGGCGTTGGCGGAGGGACTGGAGTCCGTCGAGGACTGGATGCCGTACGCGACGCTCGACGAGGGGTTCGTCGAGCGTCGCGTCAATGTCCACTCGACACTGCCGGAGCGCCGCCAGGAACCACCCGTCGGCGAGGTCGGGTGGACGAACGCGGCCCGCGAGCTGAGGCTCGGCGTCGTGCTGGCCGATGCGGGCGCCGGGAAGACGTGGCTGTTGCGGCGCCATTGCCTGCAGCTGTGCCAGGCGGGCATCACCCAGCTCGACGACGGCCTGCCGGTGGATGAGGTGACCGTGCCCGTACTGGTGCACTCGCACGAACTGGCCACGGCCTGGACGTCGTCGCCCGGCCTCGACGCCTTCGTCACCGGCGCTCTCTCCGGGCGGACGGCGAGCCCGAGGCTGCACGCGTACCTGGCCGGACGGTTGGCGGCCGGGTCCTTGAACACGCACGTACTCGTCGACGCGTACGACGAAGTCTTCGAAGACCGGCTGCGCGACGCGGTGGACAACGCTTTCCGGCTGTTCATTGCGACGATGGTGCCCGACGGCGGCCCGTCGTTGCTGGTGACCTCCCGTCCCGCCGGGTTCCTGGAGCTCGCCCTGCCGCAGCGGGCCGACGACGGGGAAGAGCCGGTGACGCCGACGTACTTCGAATTGGGGACCCTCGGCGAGGCTCAGGTCCGGTTGCTCTGGGAGCGGTGGTACGAATTGCGGGGCACGGACGTTCCGTGGCAGCGGCTCGCCCCGGCGCTGACGCCGACGTCACCGATCCGCACCGCTGTGCGAGTTCCGCTGCTCGCTGCCTTCGCCGCGTGGGTCGCCGAGGACGAGAAGCTGAGGACGAACCGGAGCGGCTTGTATCGGCAGGTGGTCGACCGGTTCTACCGCCTGGGCTGGAAGCGTGGTTCGCCGGCGCCTTCGCCGGTGGTGCGCCAGGATGCCGCACTGCGCGCAAGCTACCGCGCGGCCTTCGCCGAGCTCGCGTGGCACATGGCCACCAGCGGCGGCATCTGGCGCGACGCGGTGCCCCTGCTGGAGTGCGAATCGGTGCTCCAGCGATCGCTCGGCACGGCTTCGGCCCCGTACAGCCGGACCTTCGAGGGGGTACGCACGTTCGGCGTCCTGATTCCCTGGGGTTCCGACGAGGCCGCGCCGGTCGGGTGGATCCATCGCACGGTGCACCAGTTCGTGGTCGCCGAGTACCTGCTCACCCTGCCGGGTGAACAGCTGGAGGAACTGCTCGACACGTACGCGTGGTTCCACCCCGAGTGGGCGGCGGCGCTCGACTTCGCGCTGGGGATGGACTCCGCGCCGGCCGGCGGCGTGACTTCGGTGGTCCAGCAGCTCTGTTCGGACGGTGAGGACGCGCTCGGCTGGTTCGCGATGGTCATGGCGTCGTCGGCGGCGGGTTCGCGCTCGACGAATCCGGAGACCGCGGCGGCGGACGACCTGATCGGGAGGCTGTACCGAGCCGGTTTCCTCACCGCCACCCACCTCGCCCGCGTGCTGGCCCTGACGCCCCTGGCCGACGCGGTCAAGACGGCTGAACTGGTCCACGCCTCCGCGGAAGAACACGGCTACGGGCAGGAGGCCTGGGATGCACTCGCGTGGTGCGGTGCGCCGGGTCTGGCCCTCCTGCGAGTCGCGGTGACAACGTGGGACTCGGCCGCCGGGGCAGCAAAAGCCCTGCACGGCGTCGCACCGGGCCTCGCCGTGCAGGCCATGGAGGAGCGGATAGCCAACAGCCTGCCGGTCGACCCCGCGGACAGGCTCGTCGTACGAGAGCTCGGCCCCACGGTCGTCCGGGCCCTTTGCTCCGCTCACCAAGCTGACCCGGGCGACGTGGACGCCGCTCGGCTGCTCGGCTGGACCAGCGCGGACGAGGCTCGGGCGGCCCTGTCGACCACGCTGGAGTCAGCGAACGCCGGCCATCGTCGATCCGCGGTGGCCGGCCTGGCGGCGAGCTTCGGCACCGAACTCGACGAACCGGGCTTCGCCCGGTTGCTCTCTTCGGCGCTGCACGATCGAGATCGTGACGTACGGGTCGCGGCACGTTCCGAGCTGGTCGAGATCGGGATTTCGGTGCCCTGGGTCAGCAACCGCTTGGCGGAGTACTCCGACGAGCTGTACCGGGACGAAACCGCACCTCAACTCGACAGCCTCGCATCGATCGCGGCACGCCTCGACTTCGTCGGTCCGTCCACCGACACCGCGATCGTGATGCTGATGACCGAGCCCGCGTTGATCACCGGGCCGGTGCAGGAGGCCCTTGCCCGGCTGACGGGCCGGGCCCTGGACGGAGACTTGGAGCCGAGGCTGCTGCTCCGCGTCGCGCAGCTGGGCGGCCGCCCGTTCCGGGACCGCGCCTCGGCCCAGTTGCTACGCAAACACCCGCTACCGGAAGTGAATCGACGAAGGCTGGCCTGGGCCGTGTGTCACGCATTCTCGGAAGATCCCGGGGTCTTCACCACCCTGGCGCGGTGCGCCCGGCGCGCCGCCGACCCGCATGTCGGACAACTCCTCAGGGAACACGGTCTCGCGGCCCAGGAGAAGGTGCGCGTCCTCCTGACGCATCTCCTGAAACTCCAGCGAAACGATCGCACGGCCGTCGAGATCTGGACTGACGCTCTCCGCGAGGCGTTGCTGAGCCTGCCGCCTGTTCACCGAGCGGTGCTGCGGGAACCGTGCGCGTCCGCAACCAGGCACGTACTGAAGCTGGAGCCGGAACCAGCACCACTGCCTACGTCGCCCCCGCCTTCGCCCTGA
- a CDS encoding helix-turn-helix domain-containing protein, whose protein sequence is MVAVKEAGPASSRVVDEQAERVGTRIRELRRSRGFTLVQLAGRTGLSHPFLSQLERGHTRPSMVSLDRIAKALGTTQVELIAAGAPDLPDADIGRPDVLRAGEGARNQFPNGEVRLLTRGRRAFDPIEWTGTTTEFGDYFRHPEDEFVHVVSGALLLDLEQDGTVRLGAGDSAYYPGGTAHRWCSPDGSRFHLVVVKQKLPEDG, encoded by the coding sequence ATGGTCGCCGTGAAGGAAGCCGGTCCGGCGTCTTCCCGTGTCGTCGACGAGCAGGCCGAGCGGGTCGGCACGCGCATCCGCGAGCTGCGCCGGTCCCGCGGGTTCACGCTCGTCCAGCTGGCCGGGCGCACGGGACTTTCGCACCCGTTCCTCAGTCAGCTGGAGCGCGGGCACACCCGGCCGAGCATGGTTTCCCTCGACCGCATCGCGAAGGCCCTCGGCACGACCCAGGTCGAGCTCATCGCCGCCGGCGCCCCGGACCTGCCGGACGCCGACATCGGGCGACCCGACGTGCTGCGCGCCGGCGAGGGGGCCCGCAACCAGTTCCCCAACGGCGAAGTCCGGCTGCTCACGCGCGGCAGGCGGGCGTTCGACCCGATCGAGTGGACCGGGACGACCACGGAGTTCGGGGACTACTTCCGCCACCCCGAGGACGAGTTCGTCCACGTCGTGAGCGGGGCACTCCTGCTGGACCTCGAGCAGGACGGGACGGTCCGGCTCGGCGCGGGGGACTCCGCGTACTACCCGGGCGGCACGGCCCACCGCTGGTGTTCGCCCGACGGATCGCGGTTCCACCTCGTCGTGGTGAAGCAGAAGCTCCCCGAGGACGGATGA
- a CDS encoding amidohydrolase family protein has protein sequence MLKILSAERILVDPSTEDTGDLLLDNGSPHETVLDAAGCVVTPGLVNAHHHLLQSAFRTLPGTRGVPMAEWLPAMAAAYGRVGHDPEAYAVAAAVGAAESLLCGVTTIADHHLNWPHGAPIADTVALARATAEAVRSLGARLVFVRGSARDDPEWAGESAEAIVTALVPGDTGGVSPDGMLQIAVGPAGVHSDARETFAALGAVAARHGLRRRTQANEQVDTAIALERYGRRPLELLGEWGWLEPDVTVAHLCDVTPGEIRLLAQAGVTATHAPGCDVPMGWGVAPVAALLEAGVVVGLGTSGGGSNDAGHLLADARLALQVSGLMGPQLPARTVLGMATAGSAAGLGRAELGHLGAGSAGDLCVWDVSGVADAGVHDPVAGLLWASPGRRPKHVVVGGNVVVRDYRLVAAEEAELVARLRERLSRTPPAG, from the coding sequence GTGCTCAAGATTCTCAGCGCAGAGCGCATCCTCGTCGATCCGTCCACAGAGGACACCGGCGACCTTCTTCTCGACAACGGTTCCCCGCACGAGACGGTGCTCGACGCCGCCGGGTGCGTGGTCACGCCGGGGCTGGTGAACGCCCACCACCACCTGCTGCAGAGCGCGTTCCGCACCCTGCCGGGAACGCGAGGGGTGCCGATGGCCGAGTGGCTGCCCGCGATGGCCGCCGCCTACGGCCGGGTGGGCCACGACCCGGAGGCCTACGCCGTCGCCGCCGCGGTGGGCGCGGCCGAAAGCCTGCTGTGCGGCGTCACGACCATCGCGGACCACCACCTGAACTGGCCGCACGGCGCCCCGATCGCGGACACCGTCGCCCTCGCGCGGGCGACGGCCGAGGCCGTGCGATCCCTCGGCGCCCGGCTCGTCTTCGTCCGTGGCTCGGCCCGGGACGATCCGGAGTGGGCGGGCGAGTCCGCCGAGGCCATCGTGACCGCGCTCGTGCCCGGGGACACCGGCGGCGTCTCGCCGGACGGCATGCTTCAGATCGCGGTCGGCCCCGCCGGGGTCCATTCCGACGCGCGCGAGACGTTCGCGGCCCTCGGCGCGGTCGCGGCCCGCCACGGGCTGCGCCGCCGGACCCAGGCCAACGAGCAGGTCGACACGGCGATCGCCCTCGAGCGCTACGGGCGCAGGCCACTGGAGCTCCTCGGCGAATGGGGGTGGCTGGAGCCGGACGTCACCGTGGCCCACCTGTGTGATGTGACGCCGGGGGAGATCCGTCTGCTCGCGCAGGCGGGCGTGACCGCCACGCACGCGCCGGGGTGCGACGTGCCCATGGGGTGGGGAGTCGCACCGGTCGCCGCGCTGCTCGAGGCGGGCGTCGTCGTCGGCCTCGGCACGAGCGGCGGAGGCAGCAACGACGCCGGGCACCTGCTCGCCGACGCCCGGCTGGCCCTGCAGGTCTCGGGCCTCATGGGGCCGCAGCTACCCGCGCGCACGGTGCTCGGGATGGCCACGGCGGGTTCCGCCGCGGGGCTGGGACGAGCGGAACTCGGGCACCTGGGTGCCGGGTCGGCGGGCGACTTGTGCGTGTGGGACGTGTCCGGCGTCGCCGACGCGGGCGTGCACGACCCGGTGGCGGGCCTCCTGTGGGCGTCCCCCGGACGGCGGCCGAAACACGTGGTGGTCGGGGGGAACGTCGTCGTGCGGGACTACCGGCTGGTCGCGGCCGAGGAGGCGGAACTGGTCGCTCGCCTGCGTGAACGGCTTTCCCGCACACCGCCGGCGGGCTGA
- a CDS encoding C39 family peptidase produces the protein MSEFGPFRSPEGFEQKPSFSFEATESTHEAARRVDPAELGRRALDAELGVAPGPDEEERRLAVEAARGEVERVFDDMAVGREGAAGAAVEGTGVVDVGPVERGEASEVADAKSPDNAGLETEVVGDAAPGGALDALGDSGSAVAGTCTYADLSDIGIDYLRTEARDKLIERYETDIVEIKGGPADGTQDGYGLGGPDDDLQHWLPQGQNDLGFRDTCVPAATAQVARHLGVEVTENDVVHAAVDRGLCWIDMEDISKSGTMNVADHRALLATVGLEGEVKTCAGVGELADLVEDGQAVLAYVDLGVIATDHASNQTNHCVQVLRTIYTDGKLTDFIVNDPALGPGRIVNCELFEQSWHDTASVMVVERRDR, from the coding sequence GTGTCGGAATTCGGGCCTTTCCGATCACCTGAGGGCTTCGAACAGAAGCCGAGCTTTTCGTTCGAAGCTACTGAAAGCACCCATGAAGCAGCTCGGAGAGTCGACCCCGCCGAACTGGGGCGGCGAGCACTGGACGCGGAGCTGGGTGTTGCTCCCGGTCCTGACGAGGAGGAGCGTCGGCTGGCGGTGGAGGCTGCGCGTGGTGAGGTGGAGCGGGTTTTCGACGATATGGCGGTCGGGCGCGAGGGGGCTGCGGGCGCGGCGGTGGAGGGGACCGGTGTGGTCGATGTCGGGCCGGTGGAGCGAGGTGAGGCTTCGGAAGTCGCCGATGCGAAATCGCCCGATAACGCGGGTCTCGAAACGGAAGTCGTGGGCGACGCGGCACCTGGTGGCGCGCTCGATGCTCTCGGCGATTCCGGTTCGGCTGTGGCTGGTACGTGCACCTACGCCGACCTCAGCGATATCGGGATCGACTACTTGCGGACGGAGGCCCGGGACAAGCTGATCGAACGCTACGAGACGGACATCGTGGAGATCAAGGGCGGTCCGGCCGACGGAACCCAGGACGGATATGGACTGGGCGGTCCGGATGACGACCTCCAGCATTGGCTTCCCCAAGGACAGAACGACTTGGGCTTTCGGGACACCTGCGTGCCCGCTGCCACCGCGCAGGTCGCGCGTCACCTGGGTGTGGAGGTCACGGAAAACGACGTGGTCCACGCCGCCGTCGACCGCGGCCTGTGCTGGATCGACATGGAGGACATTTCCAAGAGCGGCACGATGAACGTCGCCGATCATCGCGCCCTGCTAGCCACCGTCGGCCTCGAGGGTGAGGTCAAGACGTGTGCCGGCGTCGGTGAGCTTGCGGACCTCGTGGAAGATGGTCAGGCGGTATTGGCCTACGTCGACCTGGGCGTGATAGCCACAGATCACGCCTCGAACCAGACCAACCACTGCGTCCAAGTGCTGAGGACGATCTACACCGACGGAAAGCTGACCGACTTCATCGTCAACGATCCCGCGCTCGGCCCGGGTCGCATAGTGAACTGTGAGCTTTTCGAGCAGAGCTGGCACGACACGGCCTCCGTGATGGTGGTCGAGCGCCGGGACCGGTGA